aattttttattaaatctatTGTAAGAGTTTGATAAGAAAGAGCAAAGTTGGTAAGGGCACTTCGCAGTAGCACTCATAAACTTGCTCTATGCGATTGGCAGGTTTTCAGCGATATTGAGATATCAATCTGGTCAGCCTAGGAGGCTGGAGATAATTATTCAACACTAACTCTAAAGATTCGGGTTTTGAGTTAGCCCAGTAGGATAATCGGGCTgttaccgataaaattaacatgtgaTTAGTCTAATACATAATGATGACAATTAGTCATATTTATAGGATAGTAAAACATTTAActatgataattttgaaatatgtgTTTAACATCGAATACAATTACATacgaatttaaaatttatataaataaaaaaattaaacatatttgaaaatattttaaagcatATTTAGAATTAGAATACTCTTATtagtaatataaaattttaaatttatttatctattattatattcataaaaatcTAACATATATTGAAGGGTTTTTTaacatatttatattataaaaataatttataaaattttgaattatgtgtcatacatgaatttttttttaaatagttacatttttaaataaaagaaattaaataatagaatcAATGAATAGTTAGGAGTAGAGATGATTATGAGATGAAGGGTTGCAGATGTTGTCGCTTGAATAACAGATGAAGGGTTCCAGGTGGTgtgagacccatgaatagtgTAGGTAAGAGAAGGATAACATAAAGTGTTGTTAATAGTCTTATCCTCGCTACTATGTTTTTTTGATCCATAATTTGATTGTGTTTAACTAATTCCTTTAGGTTTATCTATTAAATTTACATTTTTGAACTATTGTTATTCATTTGATGGTATAACTGAAATATGATATTATTGTAttcagagcatccgcaatgggcggacgatggcgcgcatcgtccgcgccatccatggcgcggacgatagtcgcgccctatacttcggtcgcggaggatagcgcggacgatgaccatcgtccgcgccatcgtccgccccactgcggctgtcgcggacgatggcacgcggttttgattttctatttaaatctcgtttctcattcagttgtgcatacgaacatatcgactagcTCTTCCAGCACATCGACCgacacacccgatagagggttaccgttaggcttcgaagatgttctatctagacaggcctcaatgcgcaaccaacaggagcatgcgcagctcatgagcgacatgattgaagaagtgtgggctcgtaaccgccgtcgctgagtttgcgttttttttaattcgcattgtaatgtattaatttttattaaatgaaatgaagtttttgaaattcgtattttaatgtattattttttttaaattcgtatggaatttgtaaatattaaaaaaatgatgatgtggcgcaccatagggcgcgccttagggcgccccactgcaggtggggaggtaggaggataaaactgttgacgtggcgcgccttagggcgccccattgctaatgccctcaGATTGTAAAACTAAGAAATGAATCTGCAAGATACTCAGTAGGATTACTAACAGAATAAGTGTTGTTGATAATTACCAACGGATGCCCTGATTACACAGTCGTTTTCCATTGGAGATGCCATCGAAAAAATTGAAGATGGATATATTCCATTGGTAACACTTTTCACAGACAAAAAATAGGAATTACCAATATTGTCAGTTAAATTGCTATTTTTTGTAGTGTAATTCGTGGATACTACCTCAGATCTAATTTCAACACAGACCGATATGAGTCATCATTGGTTTGATTagtgttttaaaattttactagAACCGGCAAGTTGTTCGGTTCAATTCAAACATCAAAATCGTCGAATAATTGAGACATCttgaactaaaaaaaaattcaattgatTAACAGCGTCAGCATGCGAGACAGTGATTAAGATTGTCCACAGTGGTGGCACCGCGACGGACCACTGTTGGATGGGTACAGCCGGGGgggttatttaaatttaaatttaaatgacCCGGTGGAATCCGATGACCTTCGCTGCGCCGCCAACGgtcatttaaatttatttattttttattttcttacttttttctcttagCACCCAATTCTCTCATTTTTATTCcaatccaattaaaatataccaacaattaattaaataatgtgatttgtggttGTGACGTGACTCTTATTGGACTAGACAAGTTTTTGTGGccgtgaaaatgtttttgtggcTGTGGACAAGTTTTTATGGCCGCACtactgtggacactctaagttGTTTTTTCGCCTCTCAagaataatttttatttgtggCTAATAGGATTTAATCCCTTTAGCAACAAATAAGGTATGTCATTTATTTTAAGGTTATAGTGTGACATTTTGGAAGGTAAATAATTGTGGCTATGATCACACTCACACCTATTAATTCCACTGGCTCATTTATGAGGGCCGAAACTGAATAGTTATCGAATAAGTCCGTTTGAAAATCTCACTTAGTCATATTAGTTGAAGCAAATAGTTACTCTCATCcttaaataaagataaatttagTACTATTGTATTTAATTTCCCATCGTCaaaaagagagaaaacgaatattaatttattaataaatgcATATATGCTAATCAGCTTTCTTGCCAATTTTGTACACTAGAAGTCAAAAGTCTAATGAGAGAAAAGTAAAATATTAGGCTCCAGATGACGTGGCAGTAAATGATTGGTTTGTTGACCAATTCGATAATCGAGGAGTGAGAATTTTGGCCAAAAACTTCTTTTTTGAGCACCAAGATTTCTCTTTTGCCTTTCCCCCtcattaaaagaatatatacataaataagtgtttaacaaattaataaaatgacaGTAAATATATTTTTCGTTATCCCTCGACCTACCAAATTATTATTCACATATTTAATAGTTCaattttatgtttaataaagCAACATTAAGTATATAGTCAtgagaaaacaaaaaaagataCTAGTTCaattttatgtttaataaagCAACATTAAGTGGATACAATTTTAATACAGTGCATCTTCTtcttatataaatattaaatccataatttaacataaaatggCTTGAAAATTTTTGATAGGGACTTAATAAAATTCCAAATATAACTTTATAAGAACATGGAATATTTCGTCTGTATTTTCACTTTAATGGTAAAAGAAGTTCAAAGAATTACTTTTCTGAATAAATTTTCACAAATTTTGATTCGATTTTAATTTTTGACATTTAATAAACtgttacaaataataataacagTTTTTTATGTCATAAAAATAACTTGGCATAATGTTTATCACGGATCATTGATGAAAATGAATATCGAAGTATTTTaccataaatttaaaaaaaattcttaaaatatataatcaaaTTTGGGTAAAAGTGGATAAAATCTCATAGGAGTAGCAGTTTACCCTGGTAAAATTACTTCAATTATTGCTTTATTTCtgtaaataaaagaaaaacatgCACATTAATATCATGATATgaacacactcacacacactgtGATTCTTCTACACTTGGCAAGGCTAATTCCTCTGCACCGTTGCTCCCCTCAGCCCTATAAACTCCTCTTCCATCACTCCCTAAATCACACAGATCTAGAGAGTGTGTGTGTAGCGAAAATGATGTGGGAAGCTGGAGGATCAACAGCGTCGTCCTCAGGTGCTGCCGGTGCTGCCGGAGCTGGAAGCGGCGACGGTTCAGGGAGGAGGAAGCCTtcgtggagagagagagagaacaacaggaggagagagaggaggaggagggcgaTTGCAGCTAAGATTTATACAGGGTTGAGGGCGCAGGGGAATTACAATCTGCCAAAGCACTGCGACAACAATGAAGTTCTCAAAGCTCTCTGCAATGAGGCTGGTTGGGTTGTTGAGCCTGATGGCACTACCTATCGCAAGGTGAATTGATGATTTCCCCCCTTATCTATTAGTTTTAGCTTGATTTTGCTCTGGATTTTATAGGGTTTTCCTTGATTTTATTTGGATCTGTTAATTGGGATCTTTGTTTCTGTGTTTTTAAATgatgattaatttttttcatctaGGAAAAGGTTTTTAAAGAGAGTTTTCTATTCCATTGCTTCCTAGCTACTTTTTTGCTCCTAATTAGAATATAGAGGTGAAATTGTTATGGATCTAGCACTTGGATTAAATGTTTGCATGCCATAGATGAGTACTCGAATCTGTTCTTTTCAATTTCTAGAATTTGGTAGTAAATTTTGCTTATTTAGAAGTTTAGAAGTACTACAAATTTTAGCAGTTTCTGGTTTATTGAGGCTCGCTGTCTAATTTTTTACACTGATGTGATGGTGAATATTTACAATCTCTTATTTTGAGAATTACCTATTAATCTGGCTATTTCCATATTTGTCATATGATTTAGAGGTAATGTGTGAGATTGTATGGGTGTTAAGTTTAATGTTTGAATTGGATATAGGGATGCAAGCCAATCCCAATGGAAATAGGAGGTACTTCAACCAACATTACTCCAAGTTCTTCAAGAAATCCAAGCCCACCATCTTCCTATTTTGCAAGTCCCATTCCTTCCTACCAGCCAAGTCCGTCATCCTCGTCCTTCCCCAGTCCATCCCGTCTAGATGGAAATGCTTCGTCACACCCATTCGCCTTCCTCCTTAACTCGTTCCCTTCGTCGTCTCTGCCTCCTCTTCGAATATCCAACAGTGCCCCTGTTACCCCACCCCTCTCCTCCCCTACAAGACTTCCCAAGCAAACTTTTAACTTGGAGAACCTTGCAAAAGAATCCATGTCTGCGTTGAATATACCCTTCTACGCTGCTTCCGCCCCTGCCAGCCCAACCCGTGTCCAGCGCTTCACTCCAACCACCATTCCCGAGTGCGATGAGTCTGACACCTCCACCATTGATTCTGGCCGTTGGATGAACTTCCAAGCCTATACGAATGCTGCCAACATGGTCCCAACTTCTCCTACCTTCAATCTTGTGAAACCCGTGGCTCAACCTGTTCCTTCCAAAGGTGCCATGTTGGATAAGGGTAAGGGTGTAGAGTTCGACTTTGAGCACATGGCAGTGAAGCCATGGGAAGGTGAGAGGATCCATGAGGTGGGAATGGACGATCTTGAGCTCACCCTAGGAAATGGCAACACTCGTGTTCGAGGCACTGATCCAAATGCTTCATAGATTTGAGGTTAGTTGGTAGCGTTCCTTGCTCTTGCTGCGGCCTTAAGATGTTCATGCCTCAAGTTTTAGTTTTCATGGAAGACGAACGTTGGCCCATAAAGACCGAATCAGTTTGTCTTTAGGTTGGATTCTCCATTCA
This sequence is a window from Salvia splendens isolate huo1 chromosome 5, SspV2, whole genome shotgun sequence. Protein-coding genes within it:
- the LOC121805184 gene encoding protein BRASSINAZOLE-RESISTANT 1-like, encoding MMWEAGGSTASSSGAAGAAGAGSGDGSGRRKPSWRERENNRRRERRRRAIAAKIYTGLRAQGNYNLPKHCDNNEVLKALCNEAGWVVEPDGTTYRKGCKPIPMEIGGTSTNITPSSSRNPSPPSSYFASPIPSYQPSPSSSSFPSPSRLDGNASSHPFAFLLNSFPSSSLPPLRISNSAPVTPPLSSPTRLPKQTFNLENLAKESMSALNIPFYAASAPASPTRVQRFTPTTIPECDESDTSTIDSGRWMNFQAYTNAANMVPTSPTFNLVKPVAQPVPSKGAMLDKGKGVEFDFEHMAVKPWEGERIHEVGMDDLELTLGNGNTRVRGTDPNAS